From Bos taurus isolate L1 Dominette 01449 registration number 42190680 breed Hereford chromosome 29, ARS-UCD2.0, whole genome shotgun sequence, a single genomic window includes:
- the POLD4 gene encoding DNA polymerase delta subunit 4, with amino-acid sequence MGRKRLITDSYPVVKRREGSAGHSKGELAPDLGEEPLPLSVDEEELELLRQFDLAWQYGPCTGITRLQRWHRAEQMGLKPPPEVHQVLQSHPGDPRFQCSLWHFYPL; translated from the exons ATGGGCCGGAAACGGCTCATCACTGACTCCTACCCTGTAGTGAAGAGGAGGGAGGGCTCCGCTGGGCACAGCAAGGGGGAGCTGGCACCAGATCTAG GGGAAGAGCCCCTACCCCTGAGCGTGGATGAAGAGGAGCTGGAGCTGCTGAGGCAGTTTGACCTGGCCTGGCAGTACGGGCCCTGCACAG GGATCACACGGTTGCAGCGCTGGCATCGGGCAGAGCAGATGGGCTTGAAGCCTCCCCCAGAAGTGCATCAGGTGCTGCAGAGCCACCCCGGGGATCCCCGCTTCCAGTGCAG CCTCTGGCATTTCTACCCGCTCTGA